The following DNA comes from Glaciihabitans arcticus.
CACGTCTGGCGCATGTCGTTCAAGAACGGTGTGCCCGTCGCACCGCTCGAGAAGGGCGAGAGCACCAACGAGACCGGAACCCAGCAGACCTTCTGGCCGAGCAAGGAGACCTTCGAGACGGTCGAGTTCGACTATGAAACTCTCCGTGCACGCTTCCAGCAGATGGCCTTCCTCAACAAGGGCCTGCGGATCACCATCACCGACGAACGCGGTGAAGAAGAGGTCTCCGAGTCGTACATGTATGAGCGCGGTCTCGTCGACTACGTCGAGTACCTCAACACGGCGAAGAAGGCCGACCTCATCCACCCCGACGTCATCGCCTTCGAGTCGGAGGACAGCGACCGCAAGATCTCCCTCGAGGTCGCGATGCAGTGGACCAACGCTTACACCGAGAGCGTGCACACCTACGCGAACACGATCAACACCCACGAGGGTGGAACCCACGAGGAGGGCTTCCGGGCGGCGCTGACCACCCTCGTCAACAAGTACGCACGCGAGAAGAACATCATCAAGGAGAAGGACGAGAACCTCTCCGGCGACGACGTGCGCGAGGGTCTCACCGCCGTCATCTCGGTGAAGCTCGCCGAACCGCAGTTCGAGGGCCAGACCAAGACCAAGCTCGGCAACACCGAGGCGAAGGCGTTCGTGCAGCGCGTCGCCGGCCAGCAGCTCGGCGACTGGTTCGACCGCAACCCGACGCAGGCACGCGACGTGATCCGCAAGGCGATCCAGGCTTCGCAGGCGCGTCTCGCCGCCCGCAAGGCGCGCGAGCAGACCCGCCGCAAGGGACTGCTCGAGTCGAGCGGAATGCCCGGCAAGCTGCGCGACTGCTCCAGCAAAGACCCGGCGCTGTCCGAGATCTTCATGGTGGAGGGCGACTCGGCCGGCGGTTCGGCCGTGCAGGGACGTAATCCCGAATTCCAGGCGATCCTGCCGCTGCGTGGCAAGATCCTCAACGTCGAGAAGGCACGTCTCGATCGCGCCCTCGGCAACAACGAGGTCCAGTCGATGATCACCGCGTTCGGCGCGGGCGTCGGCGAGGACTTCGACCCCGAGAAGGCCCGGTACCACAAGATCGTGCTGATGGCCGATGCCGACGTCGACGGCCAGCACATCACGACCCTGCTGCTGACACTGCTGTTCCGCTACATGCGTCCACTCATCGACCTCGGCTACGTCTACCTCGCGCAGCCGCCGCTCTACCGTCTCAAGTGGAGCAACGCTCAGCACGAGTACGTCTACAGCGACCGCGAACGCGACGCCCTCGTCGAGGCAGGCCTCGCCGCCGGAAAGCGTATGCCCAAGGACAACGGCATCCAGCGCTACAAGGGTCTGGGCGAGATGGACTACAAGGAGCTGTGGGAGACCACGATGGACCCCGCGACCCGCACTCTTCTCCAGGTGACTCTGGATGACGCTGCCGCCGCCGACGAGATCTTCTCCACCCTCATGGGTGAAGACGTCGAGTCCCGCCGCAACTTCATCCAGCGCAACGCCAAAGACGTCCGCTTCCTGGACATATAAGGACTAACCCATGGCCGATGTAACAGAACCCGAAACGCCGAAGAACGAGCCGAAATTCGTCGACGCCGTTGTGGACACCCGTCACGACAAGATCAACCAGGTCGACCTGCAGCTTGAGATGCAGCGCTCCTACCTCGACTACGCGATGAGCGTTATCGTCGGTCGCGCGCTGCCCGAGGTGCGTGACGGCCTCAAGCCCGTGCACCGTCGCGTGATCTACGCGATGTACGACGGCGGCTACCGCCCCGAGAAGGGTTTCTCCAAGTGCACCCGCGTCATCGGTGACGTGATGGGGCAGTTCCACCCGCACGGTGACTCCTCGGTCTACGACGCACTCGTGCGCCTCGTTCAGCCGTGGAGCCTGCGTTACCCGCTCGCCCTCGGGCAGGGTAACTTCGGTTCGCCCGGAAACGACGGCGCCGCCGCCCACCGGTACACCGAGACCAAGATGGCCCCGCTCGCCATGGAGATGGTGCGGGACATCGAGGAAGACACCGTCGACTTCCAGGACAACTACGACGGTCGCACCCAGGAGCCCACGGTTCTGCCGAGCCGCTTCCCGAACCTGCTCGTCAACGGTTCGGTGGGCATCGCGGTCGGCATGGCCACGAACATCCCGCCGCACAATCTTCGCGAGGTCGGCGAGGCCGCACTCTGGCACCTTGCGAATCCGCAGGCGTCCCGCGAGGAGCTGCTCGAAGCGCTGATCCAGCGCGTGAAGGGCCCGGACTTCCCGACCGGCGCGCAGATCCTCGGTATGAAGGGCATCCAGGACGCGTACCGCACGGGCCGCGGCTCGATCACGATGCGCGCCGTGGTGAACGTCGAAGAGCTCCAGGGTCGCACCTGCCTCGTCGTCACCGAGCTGCCGTACCAGGTCAACCCCGACAACCTCGCGCTCAAGATCGCCGACCTCGTCAAGGAGGGCAAGCTCGCGGGCATCGCCGACATCCGCGACGAGACCTCGGGTCGCACCGGCCAGCGCCTCGTGATCGTGCTCAAGCGCGACGCGATTCCGAAGGTCGTGCTCAACAACCTCTACAAGCACACGCAGCTGCAGGAGAACTTCGGCGCGAACATGCTCGCGATCGTGGACGGAATCCCGCGCACGCTCTCGCTCGACGGCTTCATCACCGCCTGGGCGACGCACCAGATCGAGGTCATCGTCCGCCGCACGCAGTTCCGCCTGCGTAAGGCCGAGGAGCGCGCGCACATCCTGCGCGGTTACCTCAAGGCGCTCGACGCGCTCGACGAGGTCATCGCTCTCATCCGCCGCTCGCCCACCGTCGAGGAGGCCCGCGACGGCCTGATGACGCTGCTCGACATCGACGAGCTGCAGGCTCGCGCCATCCTCGACATGCAGTTGCGCCGCCTCGCCGCCCTCGAGCGCCAGAAGATCATCGACGAGCACGACGCCATCGAGGCCGAGATCGTGGAGTTCAAGGCGATCATCGCCAGCCCCGAGCGCCAGAGCGCGATCGTCAGCGAAGAGCTCACCGACCTGATCGCCAAGTACGGCGACGACCGCCGCACCGAGATCATGTTCGGTTTCGACGGCGACATGAGCGTCGAAGACCTCATCCCCGAAGAGGAGATGGTTCTCACCGTCACGCGCGGTGGGTACATCAAGCGCACCCGCAGCGACAACTACCGCAGCCAGCACCGCGGCGGCAAGGGCGTCAAGGGCGCCCAGCTGCGCGCCGACGACATCGTCGAGCACTTCTTCGTCACCACGACCCACCACTGGCTGCTGTTCTTCACGAATACCGGTCGGGTCTACCGCGCCAAGGCCTACGAGGTGCAGGAGGCCGGCCGCGATGCCAAGGGCCAGCACGTCGCCAACCTGCTCGCCATGCAGCCGGGGGAGGAGATAGCCCAGATCCTCGACATCCGCGACTACGAGGCGGCCAAGTACCTGGTGCTCGCCACCCGCGGCGGCCTCGTCAAGAAGACCGGCCTCACCGAGTACGACACCAACCGCACCGGAGGCATCATCGCCATCAACCTGCGCGAGGGCGACGAGCTTGTCTCGGCCATGCTCGTCGAGGAGGACCAGGATGTGCTCCTCGTCTCCCGCAAGGGCATGTCGATCCGTTTCACGGCATCCGACTCGGCGATGCGACCCATGGGCCGTTCGACCTCTGGCGTGAAGGGAATGGACTTCCGGGCGGAGGACCAGCTGCTGAGCGCGAGTGTCGTCACCGACGACGGTTTCGTCTTCGTCGTGACCGAGGGTGGCTTCGCGAAGCGCACCGCGGCCGACCAGTACCGCGTGCAGAATCGAGGCGGCCTGGGCATCAAGGTGGCCAAGTTGCAGGAGGCGCGTGGCGATCTCGCGGGTGCCCTGATCGTCGGCGACGACGACGAGGTCCTTGTGGTTCTTGCCAGCGGCAAGGTGGTACGCTCCTCGGTGGCCGAGGTTCCGGCCAAGGGTCGTGACACCATGGGTGTTGTGTTCGCCCGGTTTGCGGACGACGACAAGATCATCGCACTTGCCAAGAACAGTGAGCGCAATCTAGTTAGTCAGGACGACGAACCCGTCGACGCCGAGGGCGTGACGGAAGTCGAAGCTCCTGGAAAGGACGAGTCAGTAGATGAGTAGTGTCGCGGAGAAGCTGCAGCGCAAGTCGCAGCGGCCAGTAGCCACCAAGCAGGTTCGCCTCAAGCTGGTCTACGTCGACTTCTGGTCGACGGTCAAGCTGTCGTTCCTCGTCGCGGTTTCGCTGGGCGTTGTGCTCGTCGTCGCAACCATCCTGATCTACCTCGTCCTGCAATCCACGGGCGTTTTTGACAAGGTGGATGCCCTGCTCATCGACATCCTGACGGAGGACGGGTTCAGCATCGCCAAGAACCTCTCGCTCGGCACGGTCGGTTTCTTCAGCATCATCGTCGCTATCGTGAACATCATCGTGGGCACGGCCCTCGGTGCGATCACGAGCCTGCTGTACAACCTCAGCGTGCGACTGACCGGTGGACTCCTCGTCGGATTCACCAACAACTAAGCCACTTTTTCTCAGCGAGCATCGCTCGATTGGGAAACTGGGTGCGGGTGCGATACTCTCGTATCTGCCCAACGGGGGTATAGCTCAGGCGGTTAGAGCGCTTCGCTGATAACGAAGAGGTCCGTGGTTCAAGTCCACGTACCCCCACTGGAGTCCATGAAAAAAGGACTCTTCGACCGGGGCCTTAGCTCAATTGGTAGAGCGCCTGCTTTGCAAGCAGGAGGTCAGGGGTTCGATTCCCCTAGGCTCCACGTCCTAACAAGAAAAGGCCCGCACAATGTGCGGGCCTTTTCTCGTTGGCGTGGTTAGGCGGTCGGCGTCTCGACGTCGGCCTGGTCGACGGGGAGCAGTTCCTCGTCGTCGATCCACAGGTCGTCGTCGGCGCGCAGCGTCTGCCAGGCGGCGTAGGCGATGCCGGCGAAGGCCACAACGCCGATGCCGATCAGGATGTACTTGCCGGGTCCGGACTTCTGCTGCACGAGGCCGGTCTTCACGCCCACCGCGTTGGCGGTCTTGGCGGCAGACTTGGTCGCGCGTCCGAGAGCTTCGCGCACGTGCGGGCTCTTCGCGGCCTCGATGACGGCGAGAGCCGAACCGAGGGCTGAGGTCACGGCGGGGAAGACGTCATCGACGAACTTGTCGCGGGTCGAGGTGGCCGCGTGACGCGTTGCCGAGACGCCAGTGTTCACGACGGGACGGATGCGGTCCTCGTACGTGTCCTTGACGCGCGGGGCGACGTCTTCGCGGGCGTAGTTGGCAGCCTGGCGACTTGCGTCACGAACGACTCGGGTGGCGTGCTCGAGAACGTCTCGCTGGTCGTGCACGAGTTCTTCGGCCTGGCGCTTGAGCTTTGTGAACTCGCGCTGGCGCTTGCGGGACAGTCCCATGGAACAACCTCCGTCTGTGGGGATCAGCAATCGTGACAATCCTGTCACGCGCTTGCTTCAACAGTACCGATGAAGCTGGGAGAGACTTGTGGAGGAGCCGAACGTCACCGCAGCCTCACAGCTACGCCCTATGCAAGAATTGGGGCTATGTCTGTCCACACTGCTGTTGCAACCATCACCACCAACCACGGCGTCATCACGGTCAACCTTCTCGGTAACCACGCCCCGAAGACCGTCGACAACTTCGTCGGCCTTGCCACGGGTAGCCGCGAATGGACCCACCCGGCAACGGGCAAGGTCTCCAATGACCCGCTGTACAACGGTGTGATCTTCCATCGCATCATCAAGCAGTTCATGCTCCAGGCCGGCGACCCGCTGGGCCAGGGCGTCGGTGGACCCGGCTACGAGTTCGACGACGAGATCCACCCCGAGCTGAACTTCAACGAGCCGTACGTGCTCGCCATGGCCAACGCCGGCTCGCGCGGCGGCAAGGGCACCAACGGCTCGCAGTTCTTCATCACGACGGTTCCGACCCCGTGGCTCCAGGCCAAGCACACGATCTTCGGCCTGGTCGAAGACGAGGAGTCGCGCCGCGTCGTCGACGCGATCGAGGCAGTGCCGACGGACGGCCGTGACAAGCCACTCAGTGACGTCGTCATTGAGAGCGTCACGATCACCACCGTTTAGTCCCCGTTCGTGAGTGACGCGCGGGATCCGAACAACTACTGTTACCGGCATCCGGATCGCGAGAGCTACATCCTGTGCCAGCGGTGCGGGCGGACGATCTGCCCGGAGTGCCAGACACAGGCCGCCGTCGGGGTGCATTGCCCCGAGTGTGTAGCTGAGGCGCGAGCCCGGATGCCCAAGCGCAAGCCCGCGATCGTCACCGCGTTCCGCCGCTCGAGCACCAAGCCCGTCGTCACCTATTCGATCATCGTGCTGAACGCGATCGTCTTCGCGCTGCAGTTCCTGCTCGGCGACTTCGTGTTCCAGAACTTCGCCTACGCACCGTTCCTCACGGCGTCAGAGCCGTGGCGCATGATCACCTCGGCGTTCCTGCACTCCGAGACCTCCATCTTCCACATCCTGTTCAACATGTACGCCCTGTTCATCTTCGGGCCGCAGCTCGAGCAGATGCTCGGGCGGGGGCGCTTCATCGCGCTCTACCTGTTGTCCGCATTCGGCGGATCGGTTGCGGTGCTGCTACTCGGGGATCCTACGGGCGGAGTGATCGGGGCATCCGGTGCCATCTTCGGCCTATTCGGTGCGTTCTTCATGATCCAGCGCAAGCTGGGCGGCAACACGATCCAGCTGGTGATCCTCATCGCGCTCAACCTGGTGCTCGGGTTCATCATCCCGAATGTGTCATGGCAGGGCCACGTCGGAGGACTCGTTGTGGGCCTCGCGGTGTCGTACGTCTACCTGCAGACCCGCTCGCCGGCGCAGCGTCGCTGGCAGATCGGCGGGGTCGTGGCGATCGCCGCCGCGCTCGTGGCGATCACGCTCATCGCCGCCTGAGTAAAGCTGAGGGAAAGTTCTCCACAGGTTAATCCACAGTGGGGATAATTACACGGCTGTAACTAGCCAGTGTTTGACCGGGCTGGCGAGAACTCAGCGCCAGCGCGTCGTCATCAGGAAGCCGACGAACATGATGCCGAAGCCGGCGACGATGTTCATGTACTTCCAGTCGGCGACGGGCAGCTGCTGGTCGCTCACGTAGTAGACGATGATCCAGATGAGGCCAATGAGCATAAAGCCGAACATGATCGGCTTGAACCACACCGGGTTCGGTCCGGGCTCGCTCGACGTTGAACTCACGGGACGTTCGGACTTGGTGCGGTCAGTGCTACGGGCCATGCCCAGAATCCTAGCCTTAAACGCCTGTCCGTCACCCCGGAGCGGGTGGGCGGCCACGACGTTCGCCGTAGAATCGGAAGCATGAGTAGCGAGTCGCAGCCCGTCGCCAGGCGGGGAGACGCCCGGAGGGCGAAGAGCTACCGCCGCTCGACCGGTATTCTCGTCATCGGCGAGCTGGCTGTCACGGCCGGTGTGCTCATCGCGCTGTTCCTCGGGTGGAAGCTGTATTACAACGACGCGATGTTCAGCAACTCGCAGACCTCTGCCGCCAACGAGCTCTCGCAGGAGTGGGCAGAAGAAGAACCGGCGGAGCCCGAAGGAACTTCCGAGGGAGATGAATCGGGAGTCGCACCCGTTGCGAAGCAGTTCGCCGACGGTGAGGCCTGGGCCAACATCATCATCCCGCGATTCGGCGCCGACTACCGCAAGCCGGTTGCCGAGGGGGTCGGCCACAACGTGCTCAACACGAGCCGTCTCGGCATCGGTCGCTACCCGACCACCAACCTTCCGGGCGAGCTCGGCAACGTGGTGCTCGCCTCACACCGCTCCGCATACGGCGGAGCGTTTCACAACATCAACGCGCTCGTCGTCGGCGACCACGTCTTCCTGGAGACCAAGGCCGGCTGGTACCAGTACACCTACCGCAACACCGAGTATGTGCGTGCGTCGCAGGGCGAGGTGCTCGCGTCGGTTCCGCATTTCGTGAACGAGACCCCGACCGAGAGCCTGCTGACCCTGACCACCTGCAACCCGCTCTACTCGACCGCCGAGCGCATGATCGTGTACACGGTCTACGACCGCTGGTGGCCGCGCGCCGGGGGAGCCCCCGACGAGATCGCCGGCACCGTGAACGCGGCGGGCAACTGATGTACGGCTGGATCTGGCGCACCCTGCCCGGCCCCGTATGGCTACGCGTGATTCTCGCTCTCGCCCTCGTCGCGGCGGTGCTCGCCGTGCTCGTCACGTGGGTTTTTCCGGCCATCGACCTGTGGTTGAACAATGAGGAAGTTACGCTGGACGAATGACGCGAGTACTGGTGGTCGACAACTACGACAGTTTTGTGTACA
Coding sequences within:
- a CDS encoding peptidylprolyl isomerase; translated protein: MSVHTAVATITTNHGVITVNLLGNHAPKTVDNFVGLATGSREWTHPATGKVSNDPLYNGVIFHRIIKQFMLQAGDPLGQGVGGPGYEFDDEIHPELNFNEPYVLAMANAGSRGGKGTNGSQFFITTVPTPWLQAKHTIFGLVEDEESRRVVDAIEAVPTDGRDKPLSDVVIESVTITTV
- a CDS encoding class E sortase, with amino-acid sequence MSSESQPVARRGDARRAKSYRRSTGILVIGELAVTAGVLIALFLGWKLYYNDAMFSNSQTSAANELSQEWAEEEPAEPEGTSEGDESGVAPVAKQFADGEAWANIIIPRFGADYRKPVAEGVGHNVLNTSRLGIGRYPTTNLPGELGNVVLASHRSAYGGAFHNINALVVGDHVFLETKAGWYQYTYRNTEYVRASQGEVLASVPHFVNETPTESLLTLTTCNPLYSTAERMIVYTVYDRWWPRAGGAPDEIAGTVNAAGN
- the gyrB gene encoding DNA topoisomerase (ATP-hydrolyzing) subunit B, with product MSANPTEGLPEDATPAPIDSLAPIEVAAPIEAAPAADPTALHQGEADDNYGADQIQILEGLEAVRKRPGMYIGSTGPRGLHHLVYEVVDNSVDEALAGYCDTIDVWIRKDGSLRTRDNGRGIPVDLNKQENKSTVEVVMTILHAGGKFGGGGYSVSGGLHGVGISVVNALSSEVDTEVRRQGHVWRMSFKNGVPVAPLEKGESTNETGTQQTFWPSKETFETVEFDYETLRARFQQMAFLNKGLRITITDERGEEEVSESYMYERGLVDYVEYLNTAKKADLIHPDVIAFESEDSDRKISLEVAMQWTNAYTESVHTYANTINTHEGGTHEEGFRAALTTLVNKYAREKNIIKEKDENLSGDDVREGLTAVISVKLAEPQFEGQTKTKLGNTEAKAFVQRVAGQQLGDWFDRNPTQARDVIRKAIQASQARLAARKAREQTRRKGLLESSGMPGKLRDCSSKDPALSEIFMVEGDSAGGSAVQGRNPEFQAILPLRGKILNVEKARLDRALGNNEVQSMITAFGAGVGEDFDPEKARYHKIVLMADADVDGQHITTLLLTLLFRYMRPLIDLGYVYLAQPPLYRLKWSNAQHEYVYSDRERDALVEAGLAAGKRMPKDNGIQRYKGLGEMDYKELWETTMDPATRTLLQVTLDDAAAADEIFSTLMGEDVESRRNFIQRNAKDVRFLDI
- a CDS encoding cell division protein CrgA, whose protein sequence is MARSTDRTKSERPVSSTSSEPGPNPVWFKPIMFGFMLIGLIWIIVYYVSDQQLPVADWKYMNIVAGFGIMFVGFLMTTRWR
- a CDS encoding rhomboid family intramembrane serine protease, whose protein sequence is MPKRKPAIVTAFRRSSTKPVVTYSIIVLNAIVFALQFLLGDFVFQNFAYAPFLTASEPWRMITSAFLHSETSIFHILFNMYALFIFGPQLEQMLGRGRFIALYLLSAFGGSVAVLLLGDPTGGVIGASGAIFGLFGAFFMIQRKLGGNTIQLVILIALNLVLGFIIPNVSWQGHVGGLVVGLAVSYVYLQTRSPAQRRWQIGGVVAIAAALVAITLIAA
- the gyrA gene encoding DNA gyrase subunit A, which produces MADVTEPETPKNEPKFVDAVVDTRHDKINQVDLQLEMQRSYLDYAMSVIVGRALPEVRDGLKPVHRRVIYAMYDGGYRPEKGFSKCTRVIGDVMGQFHPHGDSSVYDALVRLVQPWSLRYPLALGQGNFGSPGNDGAAAHRYTETKMAPLAMEMVRDIEEDTVDFQDNYDGRTQEPTVLPSRFPNLLVNGSVGIAVGMATNIPPHNLREVGEAALWHLANPQASREELLEALIQRVKGPDFPTGAQILGMKGIQDAYRTGRGSITMRAVVNVEELQGRTCLVVTELPYQVNPDNLALKIADLVKEGKLAGIADIRDETSGRTGQRLVIVLKRDAIPKVVLNNLYKHTQLQENFGANMLAIVDGIPRTLSLDGFITAWATHQIEVIVRRTQFRLRKAEERAHILRGYLKALDALDEVIALIRRSPTVEEARDGLMTLLDIDELQARAILDMQLRRLAALERQKIIDEHDAIEAEIVEFKAIIASPERQSAIVSEELTDLIAKYGDDRRTEIMFGFDGDMSVEDLIPEEEMVLTVTRGGYIKRTRSDNYRSQHRGGKGVKGAQLRADDIVEHFFVTTTHHWLLFFTNTGRVYRAKAYEVQEAGRDAKGQHVANLLAMQPGEEIAQILDIRDYEAAKYLVLATRGGLVKKTGLTEYDTNRTGGIIAINLREGDELVSAMLVEEDQDVLLVSRKGMSIRFTASDSAMRPMGRSTSGVKGMDFRAEDQLLSASVVTDDGFVFVVTEGGFAKRTAADQYRVQNRGGLGIKVAKLQEARGDLAGALIVGDDDEVLVVLASGKVVRSSVAEVPAKGRDTMGVVFARFADDDKIIALAKNSERNLVSQDDEPVDAEGVTEVEAPGKDESVDE
- a CDS encoding DUF3566 domain-containing protein — protein: MSSVAEKLQRKSQRPVATKQVRLKLVYVDFWSTVKLSFLVAVSLGVVLVVATILIYLVLQSTGVFDKVDALLIDILTEDGFSIAKNLSLGTVGFFSIIVAIVNIIVGTALGAITSLLYNLSVRLTGGLLVGFTNN